One part of the Muntiacus reevesi chromosome 18, mMunRee1.1, whole genome shotgun sequence genome encodes these proteins:
- the PAFAH1B1 gene encoding platelet-activating factor acetylhydrolase IB subunit beta: MVLSQRQRDELNRAIADYLRSNGYEEAYSVFKKEAELDMNEELDKKYAGLLEKKWTSVIRLQKKVMELESKLNEAKEEFTSGGPLGQKRDPKEWIPRPPEKYALSGHRSPVTRVIFHPVFSVMVSASEDATIKVWDYETGDFERTLKGHTDSVQDISFDHSGKLLASCSADMTIKLWDFQGFECIRTMHGHDHNVSSVAIMPNGDHIVSASRDKTIKMWEVQTGYCVKTFTGHREWVRMVRPNQDGTLIASCSNDQTVRVWVVATKECKAELREHEHVVECISWAPESSYSSISEATGSETKKSGKPGPFLLSGSRDKTIKMWDVSTGMCLMTLVGHDNWVRGVLFHSGGKFILSCADDKTLRVWDYKNKRCMKTLNAHEHFVTSLDFHKTAPYVVTGSVDQTVKVWECR; this comes from the exons AAATCGAGCTATAGCAGATTATCTTCGTTCAAATGGCTATGAAGAGgcatattcagtttttaaaaaggaagctgaATTAGATATG aatgAAGAATTAGATAAGAAATATGCTggtcttttggaaaaaaaatggacATCTGTTATTAGATTACAAAAGAAG GTTATGGAATTAGAATCAAAGCTAAATGAAGCAAAAGAAGAATTTACGTCGGGTGGACCTCTTGGTCAAAAAAGAGACCCAAAAGAATGGATTCCCCGTCCACCAGAAAAATATGCATTGAGTGGTCATAGGAGTCCAGTCACTCGAGTCATTTTCCATCCTGTGTTCAGTGTTATGGTCTCTGCTTCAGAGGATGCTACAATTAAG GTGTGGGATTATGAGACTGGAGATTTTGAACGAACTCTTAAGGGGCATACAGACTCTGTACAGGATATTTCATTTGACCACAGTGGCAAGCTTCTGGCTTCATGTTCTGCAGACATGACCATTAAGCTATGGGATTTTCAGGGCTTTGAATGCATCAGAACCATGCATG GCCATGACCACAATGTTTCTTCAGTAGCCATCATGCCCAATGGAGATCATATAGTATCTGCCTCAAgggataaaactataaaaatgtggGAAGTGCAAACTGG CTACTGTGTGAAGACATTCACAGGACATAGAGAATGGGTACGCATGGTGCGGCCAAATCAAGACGGCACTCTGATAGCCAGCTGTTCCAATGACCAGACTGTGCGTGTGTGGGTCGTAGCAACAAAGGAATGCAAGGCTGAGCTTCGAGAACACGAGCATGTGGTGGAATGCATTTCCTGGGCTCCCGAAAGCTCATATTCTTCCATCTCTGAAGCAACAGGATCTGAG ACTAAAAAAAGTGGCAAACCTGGGCCATTCTTACTGTCCGGATCCAGGGACAAGACTATCAAGATGTGGGATGTCAGTACTGGCATGTGCCTTATGACCCTG GTGGGTCATGATAACTGGGTACGTGGAGTTCTGTTCCATTCTGGGGGGAAGTTTATTTTGAGTTGCGCTGATGACAAGACCCTGCGTGTGTGGGATTACAAGAACAAACGATGCATGAAGACCCTCAATGCGCATGAACACTTTGTTACCTCCTTGG atttccatAAGACGGCCCCATATGTGGTTACTGGCAGTGTAGATCAAACAGTAAAGGTGTGGGAGTGTCGTTGA